A segment of the Ipomoea triloba cultivar NCNSP0323 chromosome 1, ASM357664v1 genome:
TTCTCCAAGACCACTCCATGGCCTTAACAATAGCTCGTAATTCTGTCAAGGTTGTGTCAGCATATGCAACATTTCCCACAAAACCACTTGCACATGCACCGTCCTCATCTCTAAGAAGGCCCTTAATGCCTGTTGTCTTCATGGTTGCTTTCACGCTACCATCCACATTCACCTCCTTGTCGGCTTCTTGAATCTAAGCAATCTTCTAGTTGATCTCCATATGGCCTGCATTAAAAAGTCTCTCACTTCTCCATCTCCAAATCCACCAGGTAGTGATAGTAAACGTCCTAGGACACTCGTTCTGATCCTCCTTATCTCCTCGATCCATGATGTTCCGCTCTAACCACTTTCGAAAGCTAAACTGCCTCCATTCATGCCATCGTGTTCTCCCCATTAGTGCAATCCAAACTTCCCTAGCTTGGCATCAATCCCTCAAGATATGCGCAACAGTTTCCTCCTTCCCAAGCATATGTCGCAATCACCTTATTAAGATAACCCTCTCCTTTTCCTCTCAGCATTTCCCATAACTCTATCGTGAAGGGCAATCCAAAGAAATGTCTTCATTTTGCTAGGGACtttgatttttcatattttattccaaaaaggCCCCTGCACGTTAGTTGAAACTCCTTTAACGATATTATATGCAGAGCTAACAGAGAACATACCTGAGGCTTTACTAGTCCATGTGGGTTAATCTTTGCTATCGCTCTCCTCTAGCGTAAGAAGGTCCATACTCTCTTTCACATTGGTAGGTAGATTGCACAGACTACTCCATCTCCATCCCTCATTAGCATTCCAATACGTGCACACTATTTTCCCACTCGTACTAGTATGTTCAGCGTCTTAGATGTAGCAGTTAAGGGGTTTGTCATGCACCCATGCATCCTCCCAGAACCTGGCCGAATTACCATCCTTCATAATGAAACGGGTACCTTGGTGGATGGTAGAGAGGGTAGAGATCATTCCTCTCTAGGCATTAGAGCTCCCTTTTCTTAGGCTCAATTATACCCAAACCCTGCTTACCGTAGGCGTACTTAGCTTTCAAGAGTTTTACCCACAAGCTATCGTCCTCTATAAGAATTCTCCATCCTAGTTTGGACATAAACGCATTATTCACCTCTTTAGACAATCTAATTCCCAGGCCACCCGCATTCCTTGCTTTCGTCACTTCTTCCCAGCGAACCAggtgacatttatgtttttcATTGGTGCTTCCCCAAAGAAATCTTCGAATTTGTTTATCAATTTCCTCCCAAATACCTACAGGCATAAAAATAGGTTGCATGGTATAGTATGTTATAGTGTGAAGTACCATTTGCGTAAGGACCTACTATCCTGCCAATGTGAGGAACTTCATCTTCCATCCATTAAGGGATGCCAGCAAGATCCGTGAGAATTTTTGCGTCCTCTACACTTACATTCTTTGAAAGGAACATCTAAGATTTATTCAGGCTAACCCTTTGGCCCGGCGCCTTACTAAATCTCTCAAGACAATCTTTGATCACCATAATTTGCTCCTACGAAGATTCTACAAAAAGAACCAAATCGTCAGGGAAAAACAAGTGGGTGAGAAAAGGACTATACCTGGTCAGCCTGATGCCTCTCCATTTTCCTTTCTGTACTTCCTCCTTGATTATGTGGTTGAGTCGCTCCATGcacaatacaaataaataaggCAAAATAGCATCCCTTGCCGAATACCTCGTGTAGGAATAATTTGCTCAAGTTGTTTCCCATTCCAAAGGATGTTCAAACTAGAAGATTGGACACAAGTCCTAATATTTCGAACCCATGTGTTATTCATCCCAACATCATTGAGAGTATCCCTAACAAAGTCCCAGTCCAGCTTGTCATAAGCTTTCTCTAGGTCAATTTTTAGGATCATGTGCCCTGTATTACCATTTCTAGTGCGCATAGAATGGAGAACTTCTTGGTACACTAGAATGTTGTCCGTGATTTGGCGACCTGGTACAAAGCTGCTTTGCTCCACCCCAATGAGCTTCCTGATGATGAGCTTAATCCTATTGCTTAATGCCTTGGTAATGATTTTGTAAATTACGTTACACAAGCTTATTGGGCGGAAGTGGCTAGCACTAGAGGGGCAGTTATTCTTTGGAATAAGAGCAATCAGCGTGCCATTTATTCCCGCCTCAAGAGTACCAATTGCCATAAATCCATGGAACTGATTGTATATAGAGCTCCCAACAACATTCCAAGCTTTTTGGTAGAAACAAGCATGGAACCCATCGGGCTCCAGGGCTTTGAGAGGGCCCATATTGAGAAGAACTGCTTTAACTTCATCAATGGTGAAATCCgcattaaatttatttcaatcCTCTTGACTAAGATGCGGGAACTTTCCCTTTAAAGAACATCCATCCTCAGTGTCACAATCTCTAGTGAAAATATCTTTAAAGTAGGCCTTCTCAGTTTCTTCTTCATTAAGCACCTCCTGACTTGTATTATCAAGAATTTGGCACCGCattttcttggtttttttttccACCTTAGTGGCTGTATGATAAAGCTAGTGTTTCTGTCACCTGAGGCAATGCATTCCTCTCTAGCTTGCTAGTACCATAATATTTCCTCTTGGTTCAGAACCTCCTCTAGTTCACCCTTGAGTTTCCTTTCAAGCTTGATGATCCTTGAGTGATTAACTTTATCAAGATGCTTTTGGATCCTGTCAAGACGTTTAAAGAGACGCATTTTTTCTAATGTGGATGTTCCCAAAAGTATGTCTATTCCAATCCTTCAGCTTGGTAGCTAAATTGTCTTTATTATCCCAAACAATAGCATTTTCGTTCATGTTCTCCTTGACAGTTTCCAAGAAGTTGGGATGCCTCACCCAGGCcccttgaaacttgaaagtattaatataattgtcatGGGGACAATCAATGCTAATCAAAATGGGGTAATGATCAAAATTAATCATCGCCAGGTGAGTTTCTTCGTGTTACGAAATTCGTCAAACCAGTCAATAGAACATAATGCTCTGTTAAGTCTCGCTCCTTTGAAAGTTCCACTTTCCTGTCCTCTTTTCCACGTAAACTTCTGGCCCTCAAAGCCCAAGTCAATTAAAGCCTCCTCAAAAATCCAATTTCTAAAATCATTATTCCTATGAGCTCCCGAGTTACCCGGGCTAGAAGTCTCGTCATTACTAATTACTGCATTAAAATCACCCTCAACTAGCCAGGGGCCATTAATGTTAATTTTAGTACGAGTTAGGGAATTCCAAAGTCTGCGCCGAAGATGGAGCGACGGGCTACCATAAACCACCGTAAAATTCCATGACTGACCATTATTATAATCTTTAACCTCCAAATACATGAACTGGGGGTGAGAATAAAGCACATCAACATTAACATCCTCCTTCCAGAGGACCCAGATACGTCTACTAAAGCCAAGAGCCTCCACCCTAGCCCAATTATTGAACCCCGTCTTGTAGCAAACAACATATCCACGTCGGAACCAGAAGTTTTTGtctccaaaagaaaaagaatatctGATTTATGGCTGCTGCAAAGCCATTTAGCAGCTCTAAGAAAACTCCTAAACGCTGCTCCTTGACAATTCCAAGTGATGAACTTCATtggaaaacaaacaaaaaacaaacatgcAAACAAAATgacataaatagaaaaagaaaaacacaaaggGAAAAGAAACAAAACCTGACCACAACAAAAAAGAACAATGGCAAATCAAAGTTCCACCTCCATGTCACCCTCGTCCACTACATTCAGGCTGTCCTCAAAGAGCTCTCCTTCCGTAGACCATGTGGTTCCACCATCAATCTGGTTTGGAGGATCGCTGTGATGCTCAAAGGAGTCCATCTCGACATTAATCAGGCCCTGTTTCCACGTCAGTCCCCACCACCTGTGTCGTCGTTACTCCATTCTTATTCCCTTTGACCAAGGTGTGCTCATTAACTGCCCTAGCTTGGTAGGCTATTTTCCTCTAACTAGGTTGTGTTATTTCTTTATTGCTCTTGCTAGTAGTCCCTTCAACCACCACCTTATGTTTGCCATGCTTGTTATTCCCTTCAATTTACTTTTCAGATACTTGGGTTGTGGATTTTCTACCATTCGTTGGACCTGAAGAACTTGGGCATCGATTGTCCCCTTTTTCTCACTTTGTGTGTTTGGCTCTACTTCCACTTCTTGATTTCCCATATCGTCATCACCCGTATTATCCTCTACCACTTTTTCATTACTTTTTCCTTCACTACGCATATCCTTTTTACTATTCCCATTTCCATATTGGTTTTTCTTATCCCGATTTCTCGTATTCCTTCTTCCCATTCTCATAGCTACCATCCATGAACCTTTGAATTGACCGATTGTGCTCATCATCTCATTTTTTTTAGCATGATGCTCTTGAGATCTTCATTTTCGGCCAAAAGTCAAGCATTCTCTTCTTTTACTTTGACGTGAGTGTTTTTGACAACTTTGAAGTCCTTCATCAGTTTAAATACCGAATCCATAGGATCTTCATCACAACTTGAATCAGATTCACATTGATTAGAGAAAAAAGGATTGAGATTCTACCTAATGGTCTTTCGCTATTTGACATAAGTTCTAGTTTGACTGCTCTTGACTGTAAAGACAGATGGGACCTTTCTCGTCTCCTAAGTTATCACTATCAAAATTCGAGTTGGAGGTGCATGGCTAAGGGTCTGCCTTCTCGGCTTCTTCTTCTGCTTTTAAAGCCTTCCTCCTTCTTTATCAATTATCCCTTTGAGTGATTGGCCGATTGATTGGAACTTCGTCCACTCGTTTCTACTTGAGTATTCCTCGAGTTGTTTGGAGTGTTGGAGCTTCTTACTTGGTCCTGGTGCTTGCAGATCACTGAATGAGGACATTCAACTTTGAAATACCTTGGTTTTTTATAGTTATAGCATAGCATCTATAACTCCTCTAGTTCTCTCTTTTTGGAGATATTTGTTCTCTCTAAATTCCTTTGGCTCGATGAGCTTGGTATAGTTGGCGGATCTTGAAAATTTTTCTTTCTCATGATCCttttaaatttcctaacaaacaacgCAAACTGCTCGTcaattaaaaaatcataagGGTTAGAGTTTCACCTTGTAGATATGGATGATTGCTGGTCAGCAACTAGAGCCACATTCTTCATCTTGGGTTCCTCATCTCGCTTCGATTCATGCTTGAACTCATATGCTTTCAGATCACTGAAGCTTTGTGAGGTTTGAACCATTTTGAGCTCTCTATGGTCTTGCATCGCTGCCACATTCATCTCCTATGCTTTGGGCAGTCCTCGGAGAATCTTCAAGTTGATCTTCTTTTGACCCGGCTCCTTTCCAAGATCACTTATCTTGATGAGAAGCTTCATGAATCGAGTTCCCATCTCGCTGATGGTATCGTTGACTCCCATTTGGAAGTCCTCGAACCTCTTTCATGGCTATAGTAAGCTTATTCTCCTTTTCTTATTCATCTCCTTCTCCTATGAGCATCAACGTCTCTTAAATGTCTTTGGCAGATTGACATTTCTTCACTCTTGGGAACAACGTCTCGTCCAGAGTTTTGTACGGAATGTCCCAACAATTTTCTTTTGGTGGGTAGCAGTGAGAGTTAGAGAATGGTGGAATACACCTTTGGAAATTAATTCCCAAGTGCCTCCTTTCCAATGTATCTCGCATATCTCTTGTTGTTCTTCTTGAACATTAATCTCAGGTGGCGAGAAGTTCGAACAATGGTGGAAAACAACCCATAAAATTGATTCTTAAGAGGTGATCTAGTGTTTGTGACGATGGCAAGTCCAAGCGATTGTGGAAAACatcctgaaaaatcaattcccAAGAAGTATCATCCAATGCTTACAGttctttattttgtttggttttccCATAGTAGTGAAAGCTGCACAATTAAAGGCAAGATATATGTGCATGTATAAATGGGGCGTAAATTAGAGTTGAGAATTACTTGAAGTTTGCTCTCGACTGACTAAGGATGCAGAAAGATGAATATAGAGCGCTATTTATAGTGACATGCAATATTCGAGGTTTGGTGGGAGTATTACTTTGAAGCATTTGAGTTCAAGTTGAAGTGATAATCCCAATCATATTTGAACAGATAATCACAATCATATTTGGACAATGGTATATCTTGCATTTTATTTTCAAGAACTGTTGAATCCTAACCGAGCGACGACTTCATTGGATTAGATGGGTTACACAACGGTTTCATGTAGTGAAAGTTGCATATTAAAGAGatccattattatttttctttgctTCATATGTATATTAAGTGGTTGAAACAAAAAATCAACGCATGGATGGTCCGATAGTGTCGTTTGCAAGGCGTCTAGACTTTCTAATCTTTGCATTTAATGACACAATTATCAAGTCTCAAAGGGGGCAATTTGTAAGtattaaagttttaaatgaGCTGGTATGTGTGATGTTGGGCCTTGGTGGATAATTAATTTTCcaaattaattactttaattggGATAGTTAggtaaatatttatttagttgGGTTGATTAAATGCGTaataaagggtcacacttgtgtgaaactgtttcatggatccttattcgtgagacgagtcgggtcgggtcaaagcaccatgcaaatgtcgtacttatatgtgcaaatgtcatacttatatgctcaaatataacactaatcaagaatacaatttttgttacttataagagaaaaagtaacacatttttcataataagtaatgttgacaaatgccctttacttataagggcaaatataatacttttgaggaaaaatgtaatacttttaaattgaaatgtaaaagtattgtattttccttaaaagtattacatttacccttataagtaaaaaattttgtattcctgattagtattacatttgagcatataagtatgacatttgtgcatataagtgttacatttgcatcttggcCCGACCTAACCCtactcgtctcatggtgagacggtctcacacaagtttttgtccgtaataaatatttaattgctCTAATTACTTAATGAAGAGTAATTGTGTGTTGGATTGCTCGAcccaaaataatgaaatatttaattgagttggaccGGGTTATTTGGATTAATTGGGTTGCCTAATTGGTGGGTTTGACTTGGTTTTGATTCATCAAGAATATATGTGggttatataattttgaagatttttttataattggaTATTATTTGAAATATGATGGAATCATGAACCTGTACATGATGGTGTCCCGATACATTCctcatatttaattcaaatatttaaatttaatttgaagaTTATCCAAAATGATAAAGGTGGCTTCATTTGGAGGAAAGGGAGCTCACAGAATATGCATATTGAAATTCTACCGAAATATTGCCAGGATATCATATGGAACATGTACAATATTCACCCGCAGAGGATCACTCCATTTGAGAACCGTAAGCCCCTCTTTGAAAATCAAGCTACATATAAGCCCTTCATTGAAGAACAAGCTACTTAACTTTGGAGGCCCTTCAGCAAGGAATTAGGACATATCATCATACTTTAatagagaatcagaggacttctcATATCTATAGATTGTACCCCTTCATATTTTATACTTCATTTTAACCGATACTTTGGATATAATATACAATTCAACTTTTTCACGTTTACAGTGACGTTTTTAACGAGACATAAGTATGTTATAGTAATgtcggggggggggggtattgtaaataaataaataaatatggacATTATTAAATGAGCTACATTATACTTATAACTCTTCATCTTTTATAGACTTATATGTAGAATGAACTTTGTGTATCATGTATATATTGGtttgaataatgaataataacatattagttattatttattatgtactATTGTTTTCTCTTAATTTTATTCTATATTGCTATGTGTATTGCATTCACATAACAAAAACGATACAACAATTCATGCGATGAACACCTTAATTTACAACATAGtaactattattatattaaaaaattgggGGCAGGCCGAAGTGGGATTAGAGAGGTATATGTATATTAAGTTTTAGTGTTTAAGGAATTCAATTATAACTATATAGTAAAAGAATAGCAAAGTAACAATACAATAATCTATAGTTGGATCAAGAGCTGTCAAAAGCTCATCTCGCCTCGCCAAATGGGCGGGACGGACTTTGAATTTTATGGTATGTTTTAGGGGGTAGACGGGACCGCTAAGCCGGCCTAGTATGTATACATTACTAacatagtgtgtgtgtgtgtgtgttatatacaccattttatataattattatatactccctccgtcccattttatgtctCTGGTTCTGTTaatgaggcttgactgaagttattttgaattcaatttttcataatattaagtttagtattaatatataaaatttatatatttagaaactacattaaaagtaccataaaacacaaaaatttaaatttaaaaataattaaaaactaataaagaaaataagcaaagaataaAGAGTCAGTttaactaatgaatagtaaatatgatagataaaatgggatagagggagtatataaatatatgtttatttatttatttatattaaaaaatgtgtatTAGAAATTAGTACATTGTATAAACAATTTGTTATTGACTTATGAAATAACgcattatgtattttttttttggttaggtCACGAGGTGTCATGAGTAGATCCTAACTGTAGGATGCACCTTTAAGCTCGTACCATACTTAGACTAATCCTCATTTGCACCGGGTCGACCCAATTAAGGGGAAAAGTAGTGCTGACCAgattggtttttccatacaagaAGGGTTCGAACTCCCAACCCCTCTTATATTAGTTATTAGACTTATATGTTGAATGAACTTTGTGTATCATGTATATATTGGtttgaataatgaataataaCATATTGATTATTCTCTATTATGTACTATTGTATTCTCTTCATTTTATTCTATATTGCTATGTGTATTGCATTTACATAATAAGAACGATACAACGAATCATGCGATGAACACCTTAATTTACAacatagtaattattattatattaaaaaaaaattgggggcAGGCCAAAGTGGGACGAGAGAGGTATATGTATATTAAGTTTTAGTGTTTAAGGAATTTATACTAAAGGCCTTGTGGTTGAACGACATAACTATGGCTTTTCGAATGAAAGGTCTCAAGTTTGAACCCCaacattaatatatgtttaaactaAGTATACACTTACTAacttttttatgttattttttatttaaatataaaacttttaaaattcttttgtcCTAGGCCTGCAGGCTTAATGCGGGGTGGCCTCCATTAAGCCCATATTATTGGCGGGCTTTGATGTTCTAGTTGGTTCTAGGTTCATTGTATGAGATGCTTATTTATACTACAATCTTCATGAAATCTTAAGATTAACGCTTACGCAATTGTACGCAACAAGATTTGTGTGTACCTTGCAAACTGTGCTTATTGCGGTGCCTCAAACGTGTGGCATTAAATGTCACTAGACACGTTTAATGATTACTAGATAAGCACGTTATACCTAATTGGGCATCCAGGTCATAGCGTGCTCCTTGGACTACTTAATTAACCTTTTTGATTgagcatattatatatataatatgtgtgtgtgtgtacgtaCATAAGGCCGTCATTTTCCATTCCttagtaaaatttaaatgtacTTCTTGATAGGTAGGGATGGAAATAGGTCGAGTCGAGCTGagctttaaaaaattatgcCTGACCTATTACGAAAATCTAAGGCATGGACCTAGGCCAAAGCCTAAACCTATATGTAGGCTTTTTGTTAGGCTCAGGCCTGAGTCTACAATTGGCATGACTTGGCCTGaaacctttttaaaagcctatttaatatGTAGGCtattaaaaaggcttcaaagtaAGTCATgttttgagcctatttaaagcctatatgttaagtatttttaaaaactttaataagtatttctaaataatttaagaaatatacctaatacaaaattaatacataactacataagtatatcaccacaatgcaaacataataacattaaagcataaataaaataatagttttttcTCCTTTATGATGTAGCTTTCATTCATTGGATGTCTATACATTGTATGTTTTCATCACtagttaaaatgaaaattagttGTCTAATTAGATAATGCCACATTAAGAGGGAAAGATGGAATGGGAAATATAGGAGGGTGCGTAGCAttaataagtatttttaataaataaaaaatttgatagACAGCTTTGCCGATTtggaagagagagggagagagagagagagatgggatTATACGCTATATACCCGATTTTTGTCctaaaaaaaagagaaaaaaaatgtggCATAGGGCCAAATTGCATACCCAATGGGTGCGTGCATCTCACGTGCACACGGGATATATTAGAGTGGTTaccattttttctattttttattattgttatttttgttttaaactttcaaaaatgACATgacaaaaaatctaaaataaaaaatttgtaacCATTTGGATTACTTTGCTCTAAAAACCCAAAAAGGGTTTTTAACATGCCATATaggaaaagaattttttttttaaaaaaaaagcgAAAAGAGTggcaataaaaaaacaaaacaaaaaaaagaagaagaagaaaataagtgAAAAGAGTGGTTGCCAAATGACGACCATCCTCACGCATCTAACTAGTGTGTACATTGCACTCACGTGTTGAGTGTCATTGGTGTGCGCAATGGGCACTAActcctctttatttttttaagggtTATTTAAAATAACACTCTCGctaaggaccttgtagtccagtggcggGAGGTGGTgaatactgcattctaatagagttagtagtattaaaaaaaaaaaaaaaaccactctCAATTTGCCTTCTCTCTTATCTCCtctattatttaaattaattaaaaatttcattaatgGGAATGCTCGTAGAGTAATAAGGAAGGTGTTTTTTGACAATGAAGAatttctaaagaaaaaaaaataataccatTCGTTTGGTTCACCTATAGGAggtgaattttgattttttgaggGGCGGGTTGGTATTTGCCATTTGTCATTTCGCGCAGCTATATGCGCCTAAAGAGACCATAgctgttaaaaaaaaagagaaaaagaaaaagaaatagaaaagaaGACAAACCCTAATAGTGTAATTCTTGCTCTCGCCATCGTCTCCTACTTTAGGGAAGAATTACGTTACTGGCTTCAAGTTGTTGCAGATGACTGAAGATCATAGTGAAGAAGCTCTGTAACTGTCTCTATTTGGAGGTATCAAATCTTTTACTCATACCCATATGCTTATATGCATAAAATTTCCGgttcttgtttttgtttcatAGAGTTCacttatatctttttttttttgtgtttctcAATTGGTGAGATGCTTTTGCAGTGCCTCAGTTTCTAGAATTGATTTCTTGATTCGTTGTTCAACATATCAAGCCTTTAATCAGTGTCGGCTGGAATTGTGTATGGAGATTTCAAATTTGGGGGGTTGTATTTATTAGCTGAATAGCAGAGAGAATCATGTAGATTTTCAGTTTATCATCTTATCACAAGCATTTCGAGTAGTTTCTGGTGAGACTTTGGGGATAAGGGTGCTATACATACTGCATGCAAAACTCTAGCTACACTTGGTATAATTGTACAATCATTCCCGTTAGGGCAATGTAATCCATTCTTAGAGATAAGAAACCTATTATCTCAATACTCGAAGAATTATATTAGATTTTGCCTGGAGTTTGATTGCAAGAGTATATAAGTGATTCGAATGTCTTCTTGTGTTTTTGAATAATTGGGGATTTGATTAGCCTGTTcattaaatttcaattaatatacaaaatgtgTTTTTGAACAATTGAGAATTTGATTAGTCTTTTTGTTAAGAAACTAATTCAAGCATTAAAAATTAGCAGCAATATGGGGATTGTTGTAATTAGCTAAGGTTGGTATGTAATAACTATGCTTTATGACTTTTTTTCTGGAAATACTTTCTCTTTTAAGGTTTTGATTTGAAGAAGCTGTTCCTGTCACTTGGTTTAGGGCCGTTCTGCTAGCTTAGTTCAATGGCATGGACAGAGAATGATGCTGAAAATGTGAAAGAAGCTGACTCAGTTACTAGCAATGGTTTTCTGAAAACAGACCAGCTTTCATCCGGCAGTGGAGGCTCTCCAGGTTGCCTTAGTCCTGTGAAGAATAAAGTTGAAGGGAAAGATGATGTTTCTTTTGGAA
Coding sequences within it:
- the LOC116004996 gene encoding uncharacterized protein LOC116004996, encoding MDSFEHHSDPPNQIDGGTTWSTEGELFEDSLNVVDEGDMEFITWNCQGAAFRSFLRAAKWLCSSHKSDILFLLETKTSGSDVDMLFATRRGSIIGLGWRLLALVDSWNFTVVYGSPSLHLRRRLWNSLTRTKININGPWLVEGDFNAVISNDETSSPGNSGAHRNNDFRNWIFEEALIDLGFEGQKFTWKRGQESGTFKGARLNRALCSIDCIDCPHDNYINTFKFQGAWVRHPNFLETVKENMNENAIVWDNKDNLATKLKDWNRHTFGNIHIRKNASL